In Paenibacillus phoenicis, one genomic interval encodes:
- a CDS encoding cache domain-containing sensor histidine kinase: MFFSLRNRLIAVFVVLLVISFCVMFLISYNKSSAILRSDSETAALEKMTAYTALINSTIGQIYDFSSVIYNSDITNDWSEFVSDPTQSEGQKMLKNIQLSKFLTRTVNNYSIIATASIYRKDGLYVGLDNQILQDPSFLETDWYRNFYESEQHWAPAAVDPFEPVRLKEHEVISFLIPIGTFSVSQATAIMKVNVRAEYFKDPLSQVHLGTHGTIFLLSGEGEPLLGQPLSDFSEPVLNKLGEIRERGPREGVFYAKPQGEDMIYVYKKLQFNDWMLVGAVSENELLANLINLKSGILVATGTLLVFAVLAAVWISYSITKPLGGLVAAMRLVQRGEFAQAEQRIPERQQVNHEVGFVTATFRNMIVRLRAHLKSEFELKLRRQQAEYRALLMQINPHFLFNTLELLSSLVIQRRTDDAVDVIESLGKMLRFSLNAKSDLIPLRDEVTYTESFAAILHHRFAEQLDLTLENAVPDRPVYIVKFILQPLVENAVKYSQVKNDVAVVRIRIWEEDQRLLLQVADNGVGMEPDLVRQLNEEYQHSQLEQVLSTGGRQIGLRNILARCALYYGAGFAFSIQSASGEGTTITLSLPIGEGNADV, translated from the coding sequence ATGTTTTTTTCGCTACGCAATCGGCTGATTGCCGTATTTGTCGTCTTATTGGTCATTTCCTTCTGCGTCATGTTCCTGATCAGCTATAACAAGTCCAGCGCGATCTTGCGCTCTGACAGCGAAACGGCGGCATTGGAAAAAATGACGGCCTACACCGCACTCATCAACTCCACGATTGGCCAAATCTACGATTTCTCCTCAGTGATCTATAACAGTGACATCACGAACGACTGGAGCGAATTCGTCTCCGATCCCACGCAGTCCGAAGGGCAGAAGATGCTGAAAAATATCCAGCTCAGCAAATTTTTGACGCGGACGGTGAACAACTATTCCATCATCGCCACCGCCTCGATTTATCGCAAAGACGGGCTGTATGTCGGTCTGGACAACCAGATCTTGCAGGACCCGTCGTTTTTGGAGACGGACTGGTATCGAAATTTTTACGAGTCTGAGCAGCATTGGGCCCCGGCGGCGGTGGATCCGTTTGAACCGGTGCGTTTGAAGGAGCATGAGGTCATCAGCTTCCTGATCCCGATCGGGACGTTCAGCGTTTCCCAAGCTACCGCCATCATGAAGGTGAACGTTCGCGCTGAATACTTCAAGGACCCGCTCAGCCAGGTGCATCTCGGAACCCATGGTACGATTTTTTTGCTTAGCGGCGAAGGTGAACCGCTGTTAGGCCAGCCGTTATCAGATTTCAGCGAACCGGTCCTGAACAAGCTGGGGGAGATCCGGGAGCGGGGGCCGCGGGAAGGCGTATTTTATGCCAAACCTCAGGGCGAGGACATGATCTACGTCTATAAAAAACTGCAATTTAACGATTGGATGCTCGTTGGGGCGGTCTCGGAAAATGAACTGCTGGCCAACCTGATCAATCTGAAATCAGGGATTTTGGTGGCGACCGGGACACTGTTGGTGTTCGCTGTCCTTGCGGCCGTCTGGATTTCCTACAGCATTACCAAACCGCTGGGCGGCTTGGTGGCAGCGATGCGGCTTGTCCAGCGCGGGGAGTTCGCCCAGGCGGAGCAGCGTATTCCTGAGCGGCAGCAGGTGAACCATGAGGTCGGGTTCGTGACGGCCACGTTCCGTAACATGATTGTACGGCTGCGCGCCCATTTGAAAAGCGAGTTTGAATTGAAGCTGCGCCGGCAACAGGCGGAATATCGGGCGCTGCTGATGCAGATTAATCCGCATTTTTTGTTTAACACGTTGGAGTTACTCAGCAGTCTGGTGATCCAGAGGCGAACGGATGATGCAGTTGACGTTATCGAATCGCTAGGCAAAATGCTGCGCTTCTCGCTGAATGCCAAAAGCGATCTGATCCCGTTGCGTGACGAAGTGACGTATACCGAATCTTTCGCTGCGATTCTGCACCATCGGTTTGCGGAACAGCTGGATTTGACGCTGGAGAACGCGGTGCCGGACCGTCCGGTGTATATCGTGAAGTTTATTTTGCAGCCGCTTGTGGAAAATGCCGTGAAATACAGTCAGGTCAAAAACGACGTTGCCGTTGTGCGCATCCGGATTTGGGAGGAGGATCAACGGCTGCTCTTGCAGGTGGCCGACAACGGAGTTGGCATGGAGCCGGACTTGGTGCGGCAGCTGAACGAGGAGTACCAGCATTCCCAACTGGAGCAGGTATTAAGCACCGGCGGGAGACAGATCGGCTTGCGGAATATTTTGGCTCGGTGTGCGCTTTATTATGGAGCTGGCTTTGCGTTTTCGATTCAATCGGCGTCCGGGGAAGGGACGACGATCACACTGAGTTTGCCGATAGGGGAGGGAAATGCGGATGTATAA